A genomic window from Salirhabdus salicampi includes:
- a CDS encoding DUF4129 domain-containing transglutaminase family protein, whose protein sequence is MRFKSLGYDQLFINIIIYLCSFLLFLEWLKPLTEFTDTSNIGIFVFYAAFCFFISFLRLRWWISTPLKLFGLFFLLNGLYFAAVPLSPYWFQTLSLEIQHNVSALFSQQWWSMTPMFRTLLFLILLWLMSYLLYYWFIVAKKTFFFILLTFIYLTVIDTFTMFDGTYAIIRSFIIAIIVLGVSNIYSVLQREHIHRLPKGKYAAWMLPLLFVVLFSSLVGFATPKYEPIWPDPVPFLKSTAESVSGTGPGPGVKKIGYGEDDTQLGGAFIQDETVVFYAYAEEDQYWRIETKDVYTGKGWVRSDTDYSQRRDGNIDMRTFTNNVDTDSKTASITFEEGQELPKVVYPYGLTGIDLGPGMSANYFQYSPDTGEILLPLNSYTVRFEQPNFTFNALRSAPETDPREIKEQFTQLPDDLPDRVRELALDISDGEDNRYDIAKSIERYLGSRYSYTTKDVPVPTEDEDYVDQFLFESLKGYCDNFSSSMVVMLRTLDIPARWVKGFTAGERVEQNLVETPIGEKYLYEIQNANAHSWVEVYFPEIGWVPFEPTRGFINEANFSSGRSIDDILNNDDDNNEEEEEEKKPEQEEAGPAGQDDQNDSGSFLSEKAVKTIAIVGSVLLVLSIILYLNRYKWLAWYNVRKYRKKEDIQSYRKAYRFLLALLSHKGMKKNNGQTLREYARQIDQTLGTIEMQRLTHEYERIVYRNEQDEGQWKKMKDLWEQMVIRVMS, encoded by the coding sequence ATGCGTTTCAAAAGTTTAGGATATGACCAGTTGTTTATCAATATTATCATCTACTTATGTAGTTTCTTGCTATTTTTAGAATGGCTTAAACCGTTAACAGAATTTACAGACACGAGTAATATTGGCATCTTCGTTTTTTATGCCGCTTTTTGTTTCTTTATATCCTTTTTACGGCTTCGTTGGTGGATTAGTACGCCGCTAAAATTATTCGGGTTATTCTTCTTACTAAACGGTTTATATTTTGCTGCAGTACCTCTTTCCCCGTATTGGTTTCAAACATTGTCTTTAGAAATACAGCACAATGTTAGTGCGCTTTTCTCACAACAATGGTGGAGTATGACACCAATGTTTCGCACATTATTATTCCTTATTTTACTGTGGCTAATGAGTTATTTACTTTATTACTGGTTTATCGTTGCGAAAAAAACGTTCTTTTTCATTTTGCTAACTTTTATTTATTTAACCGTTATTGACACGTTTACCATGTTTGATGGAACATATGCGATTATTCGTTCATTTATCATCGCAATCATCGTATTAGGTGTAAGTAATATTTACAGCGTTTTACAAAGGGAACATATTCACCGGTTACCAAAAGGCAAGTATGCAGCGTGGATGTTGCCATTACTTTTTGTTGTCTTATTTTCCAGCCTGGTAGGTTTTGCAACACCAAAGTATGAACCAATTTGGCCAGACCCTGTCCCATTTCTAAAAAGTACGGCCGAAAGTGTATCAGGTACAGGACCTGGACCAGGTGTGAAGAAAATAGGTTATGGAGAAGATGATACACAACTAGGTGGGGCCTTCATTCAAGACGAAACGGTTGTTTTTTATGCCTATGCCGAAGAAGACCAATATTGGAGAATTGAAACAAAAGACGTATATACCGGTAAGGGCTGGGTTCGGAGTGATACGGATTATTCCCAACGAAGAGATGGGAACATTGATATGAGGACGTTTACGAATAACGTTGATACGGATTCAAAAACAGCTTCCATTACTTTTGAAGAAGGACAGGAATTGCCAAAAGTAGTGTATCCATATGGTTTGACGGGGATTGATTTAGGGCCGGGAATGAGTGCAAACTACTTCCAGTACAGCCCTGACACAGGAGAAATTTTATTACCGTTGAATAGTTATACAGTACGTTTTGAACAACCGAACTTTACATTTAATGCTCTCCGAAGTGCACCTGAAACAGACCCGAGAGAAATAAAAGAACAGTTTACCCAACTGCCAGATGACCTCCCTGATAGAGTGAGGGAATTGGCGCTAGATATTTCCGATGGAGAAGATAATCGATACGACATTGCAAAATCAATCGAAAGATATTTAGGATCAAGGTATAGCTACACCACAAAGGATGTTCCGGTTCCAACCGAAGACGAGGACTATGTCGATCAGTTTTTATTTGAATCATTAAAAGGTTATTGTGATAACTTTTCGTCTTCCATGGTTGTGATGTTGAGGACGTTAGATATCCCGGCTCGTTGGGTAAAGGGATTTACGGCAGGAGAAAGAGTCGAACAAAATTTAGTAGAGACGCCAATCGGCGAAAAATATTTATATGAGATACAAAATGCTAATGCCCATTCCTGGGTTGAAGTGTACTTCCCTGAAATTGGTTGGGTACCATTTGAACCAACTAGAGGCTTCATTAACGAGGCAAACTTTAGTTCTGGTCGTTCAATAGATGATATTTTGAATAATGATGATGATAACAACGAAGAGGAAGAAGAGGAAAAAAAACCTGAACAAGAAGAGGCGGGGCCCGCGGGACAAGATGATCAAAATGATTCCGGTTCATTTTTATCAGAAAAGGCAGTAAAAACAATTGCGATCGTAGGTTCTGTGTTACTCGTTCTATCTATTATCTTATATTTAAACAGGTATAAGTGGCTAGCATGGTATAATGTACGAAAGTATCGAAAAAAAGAGGATATACAGTCCTATCGAAAGGCCTATCGATTCCTTCTAGCTCTGCTTTCCCATAAAGGGATGAAGAAAAACAACGGTCAAACGTTGCGGGAGTATGCGCGTCAAATTGACCAAACCTTGGGAACGATCGAAATGCAAAGATTAACACATGAATATGAACGAATTGTCTACCGAAATGAGCAGGATGAAGGTCAGTGGAAAAAAATGAAGGATTTATGGGAACAAATGGTTATTCGGGTAATGTCTTGA
- a CDS encoding DUF58 domain-containing protein produces the protein MKKWFSYTLKTIGVVVALASLFSYAMFQGGFVSWFLFFSFLPVLLYSFSILVYPLSRIRVERKISRRFVEAGSTTMIKVTVKRSGFFPLYYCVLEDIIPETLFWKDTREHKFKYMLTPGVLFEKKGAKRIIFPLFRKEFSFEYGIEYIPRGEHRFEQVQVKIGDLIGLVRKEKCFAVHTNMTAYPVERNISIHKEAQSFEEGVAPSFNRLVNNTTVVSGVREYAPGDRVSWIDWKASARKNEMMTKEFEQEKSHDMLITLDTTYKQPFNWLTFEGAIETTFALVNELRKEASQLVFTSLGARRYTFQVQHNSLSQEKIRHHLTKLRPSEGNYAELLKAEVGRMPQGFILLSVTSTVTEELFLILSQLKQRCPRIIVFVVKPKKSITDEEQKWFKFLTSNGIVVNLVTENKLLNKSIEVNA, from the coding sequence ATGAAAAAATGGTTTTCATACACGCTTAAAACGATAGGGGTAGTAGTAGCCCTCGCATCGCTTTTTTCATATGCGATGTTTCAAGGGGGATTCGTAAGCTGGTTTCTGTTCTTTAGTTTTCTTCCCGTATTACTGTACAGTTTTTCGATACTCGTTTACCCCCTTTCACGAATTCGTGTGGAACGCAAAATCTCTCGCAGGTTTGTAGAAGCGGGGAGCACGACTATGATAAAAGTAACAGTAAAGAGAAGTGGATTTTTCCCTTTGTATTATTGTGTTTTGGAAGACATTATTCCGGAGACCCTCTTTTGGAAGGATACGAGAGAACATAAATTTAAGTATATGCTTACTCCCGGTGTTTTGTTTGAAAAAAAAGGTGCGAAAAGAATCATCTTTCCTCTGTTTCGTAAAGAGTTCTCCTTCGAATATGGGATAGAGTATATTCCGAGGGGAGAACACCGGTTTGAACAAGTACAAGTGAAAATTGGGGATTTAATCGGGTTAGTAAGAAAGGAAAAGTGTTTTGCTGTGCATACGAATATGACAGCATATCCCGTTGAGCGTAATATTTCTATTCATAAGGAAGCACAAAGCTTTGAGGAAGGGGTTGCACCTTCTTTTAACCGACTCGTTAATAATACGACAGTTGTCTCAGGTGTACGTGAATATGCGCCGGGGGACCGCGTTTCCTGGATTGACTGGAAAGCGAGTGCACGCAAAAATGAAATGATGACAAAAGAGTTTGAGCAGGAGAAAAGTCATGACATGCTTATCACATTAGATACAACGTATAAGCAGCCATTTAATTGGCTCACTTTTGAGGGGGCTATCGAAACTACGTTCGCTCTTGTGAATGAATTGCGAAAAGAAGCATCTCAACTTGTATTTACTTCATTAGGTGCCCGTAGATACACTTTTCAAGTCCAGCACAACTCATTAAGCCAAGAAAAAATACGGCACCATTTAACAAAATTAAGACCGAGTGAAGGCAATTATGCGGAACTGTTGAAGGCGGAAGTGGGCAGGATGCCGCAAGGATTTATTCTTCTAAGCGTCACTTCTACCGTTACGGAGGAATTGTTTTTAATCCTTAGTCAGTTAAAACAACGTTGCCCGCGAATCATCGTGTTTGTCGTAAAACCGAAAAAATCCATTACAGATGAGGAACAAAAATGGTTTAAATTTTTAACGTCTAATGGAATTGTCGTAAATCTAGTAACTGAAAATAAACTGTTGAACAAAAGTATTGAGGTGAACGCATAA
- the guaA gene encoding glutamine-hydrolyzing GMP synthase, with amino-acid sequence MAHQNDELILVLDFGSQYNQLITRRIREFGVYSELHSHKLTADEIRKMNPKGIIFSGGPNSVYAEDSMRCDEEIFELGIPVLGICYGMQLMTHHFGGKVERASKREYGKANISLQNDPKLFANQPSEQTVWMSHSDKVNETPEGFQVDATSPSCPIAAMSDESRQMYGVQFHPEVRHTEFGTKLLENFVFNICNCAGNWTIENFIEMEIQKIRDEVGDGKVLCALSGGVDSSVVAALLHKAIGKQLTCIFVDHGLLRKGEADSVMETFQDGFDMNVIKIDAKDRFLSKLAGVADPEKKRKIIGNEFIHVFDDEAARLKDMDYLAQGTLYTDIIESGTDTAKTIKSHHNVGGLPEDMRFQLIEPLNTLFKDEVRELGTQLGLPDEIVWRQPFPGPGLAIRVLGEVTEEKLKIVRESDAILREEMKNSGQEKEVWQFFTVLPNIKSVGVMGDERTYDHTIGIRAVTSIDGMTSDWARIPYEVLERISSRIVNEVEHINRVVYDITSKPPATIEWE; translated from the coding sequence ATGGCACATCAAAATGATGAATTAATACTCGTTTTAGATTTCGGAAGCCAATACAATCAGTTAATAACCCGTAGAATACGGGAATTTGGAGTTTACAGTGAACTTCATTCCCATAAGTTAACTGCCGATGAGATTCGTAAGATGAACCCGAAGGGCATTATTTTTTCCGGTGGTCCGAATAGTGTTTATGCGGAAGATAGTATGAGATGTGATGAGGAAATCTTTGAGTTAGGTATACCTGTCCTTGGTATTTGCTACGGAATGCAGCTTATGACACACCATTTCGGTGGTAAAGTAGAACGGGCTAGTAAACGGGAGTATGGTAAAGCGAACATTTCACTTCAAAATGATCCGAAACTATTTGCGAATCAGCCATCAGAGCAAACGGTTTGGATGAGCCATAGCGATAAAGTAAATGAAACACCAGAAGGATTCCAAGTAGATGCAACGAGTCCATCCTGCCCAATCGCCGCTATGTCTGATGAAAGCCGTCAAATGTATGGCGTTCAATTTCACCCTGAAGTACGTCATACTGAATTTGGAACGAAATTACTAGAAAACTTCGTATTCAATATTTGTAATTGCGCAGGGAACTGGACAATTGAAAACTTTATTGAAATGGAAATTCAAAAAATTCGCGATGAAGTCGGCGATGGAAAAGTGTTATGCGCATTAAGTGGAGGTGTTGACTCTTCAGTCGTAGCCGCACTATTGCATAAAGCGATTGGGAAACAATTAACTTGTATCTTCGTTGACCATGGCCTATTACGTAAAGGCGAAGCTGACAGTGTAATGGAAACGTTCCAAGATGGCTTCGATATGAACGTCATTAAAATTGATGCTAAGGATCGCTTTTTATCCAAGCTAGCAGGCGTAGCCGACCCGGAAAAGAAACGGAAAATTATCGGCAATGAGTTTATTCATGTTTTTGATGATGAAGCTGCACGACTGAAAGACATGGACTATTTGGCACAAGGAACGTTATATACGGATATTATTGAAAGTGGTACAGATACAGCGAAAACAATCAAGTCCCATCATAACGTAGGTGGACTTCCGGAAGATATGCGTTTTCAGTTAATTGAGCCATTAAATACTTTATTTAAAGATGAAGTCCGTGAACTAGGTACACAACTTGGGCTACCAGATGAAATTGTTTGGCGCCAGCCATTCCCTGGTCCAGGTTTAGCGATTCGTGTATTAGGTGAAGTAACGGAAGAAAAGTTGAAAATTGTCAGAGAATCGGATGCTATTTTGCGCGAGGAAATGAAAAATTCTGGTCAAGAAAAAGAAGTATGGCAGTTCTTTACTGTACTACCGAATATTAAGAGTGTAGGGGTAATGGGTGACGAAAGAACATATGATCATACTATCGGTATTCGTGCGGTAACGTCTATTGATGGAATGACATCAGACTGGGCTCGAATTCCCTATGAAGTACTAGAAAGAATATCAAGCCGTATCGTAAACGAAGTAGAACATATTAACCGAGTCGTTTATGATATAACAAGTAAGCCTCCAGCTACTATCGAGTGGGAATAA
- a CDS encoding NETI motif-containing protein: MGKKKKKERFYVKDGETIDQCLERIKKEGYMPVKRLEKPIFQEIKENGSTTVEPVKREIMFEALLMDQE, translated from the coding sequence TTGGGTAAAAAGAAGAAGAAGGAAAGGTTTTATGTAAAAGATGGAGAGACAATTGATCAATGTTTAGAGCGGATCAAGAAAGAAGGATATATGCCGGTAAAACGATTAGAGAAACCGATATTTCAAGAGATAAAAGAAAATGGCTCTACTACAGTAGAACCAGTTAAGAGAGAAATCATGTTTGAAGCTCTATTAATGGACCAAGAATAA
- a CDS encoding DUF2179 domain-containing protein, whose translation MLENAFIMIVIILAVNITYVSLFTVRMILTLKGQRYTAAFVSTVEVVIYIFGLGLVLDNLDQIHNLLAYAIGYGLGVIAGMKIEEKLALGYITVNVISSDPDIEFTKKLRDKGYGVTSWFAYGMDGDRLAMQILTPRKYELNLYSTIKELDPKAFIIAYEPKSIHGGFWVKQVRKGRLKKKA comes from the coding sequence ATGCTGGAAAATGCATTTATAATGATAGTCATTATTTTGGCGGTAAATATTACGTATGTTTCGTTATTTACAGTTCGGATGATTTTAACTTTGAAAGGGCAACGTTATACTGCAGCCTTTGTAAGTACAGTAGAAGTTGTTATATACATATTTGGTTTAGGTCTCGTTTTAGATAATTTAGATCAAATTCACAATTTATTAGCTTACGCGATTGGGTACGGCTTAGGTGTTATAGCCGGTATGAAAATAGAAGAAAAATTAGCTTTAGGCTATATTACTGTAAATGTCATTTCTTCAGATCCCGACATTGAATTTACAAAAAAATTAAGAGATAAAGGTTATGGTGTGACAAGCTGGTTTGCGTATGGAATGGATGGAGATCGCTTAGCCATGCAAATTTTAACGCCAAGAAAGTATGAATTAAACTTATACAGCACAATTAAGGAGTTAGATCCAAAAGCATTTATCATCGCATACGAGCCGAAAAGTATTCACGGTGGATTTTGGGTGAAACAAGTTCGTAAAGGCCGACTAAAGAAAAAGGCGTAA
- a CDS encoding YgaP family membrane protein has protein sequence MVKPNIGLINGLIRITTGLTLLSYATVSLIRRPWRQSNILIMLLSAMKVGEGILRYCPVTDLTERTLENSTTKQSQKENPSQTVTENEEGQS, from the coding sequence TTGGTAAAACCTAACATTGGACTTATAAACGGGTTGATCCGAATTACAACAGGGTTAACATTGTTAAGTTATGCAACAGTTAGTTTAATTAGACGGCCGTGGCGCCAAAGCAATATCTTAATTATGTTGTTAAGCGCTATGAAGGTTGGTGAAGGGATTTTACGTTATTGTCCTGTAACAGACCTTACAGAAAGAACTCTCGAAAACTCAACAACAAAGCAGTCGCAAAAGGAAAATCCGAGTCAAACGGTTACTGAAAATGAAGAAGGCCAATCTTAG
- a CDS encoding Hsp20/alpha crystallin family protein: protein MDPFQNMQDWKKNMDRFFGESFWNEFDHVLKPPIPQVNVYQYDNEVCCIFNIPGIEDVKNINVYVDYATLEVRGEIPIHQSGQLVQEEIVQGSFDRKIDLPFPVRSDKIDATYKNGLLIMNLYRLITKQSNKHRVPIKILKNK, encoded by the coding sequence ATGGATCCTTTTCAAAATATGCAAGATTGGAAAAAGAATATGGACCGTTTCTTTGGAGAGAGCTTTTGGAACGAATTTGATCACGTTTTAAAGCCCCCAATCCCACAAGTAAATGTATATCAATACGATAACGAAGTATGTTGTATATTTAATATACCCGGAATTGAAGATGTCAAAAATATTAATGTTTACGTAGACTATGCTACATTGGAAGTTCGGGGGGAAATTCCAATACATCAGTCAGGGCAACTCGTTCAAGAGGAAATCGTTCAAGGTTCCTTTGACCGGAAAATTGATCTCCCGTTTCCTGTTCGAAGTGACAAAATTGATGCGACTTATAAAAACGGGTTATTAATTATGAATCTCTATCGGCTAATCACGAAACAATCAAACAAACATCGCGTCCCTATTAAAATACTAAAAAATAAATAA
- a CDS encoding NCS2 family permease, giving the protein MKKYFQFDELGTNYKTEFIAGLTTFLSMAYILFLNPIILTLDGVPDEALAEGVTRIDGGAVFTATALAAAIGTLIMGLLAKYPIALAPGMGLNAFFAFSVSLGMGINWDTALAGVLVSGLIFILLTVTGLREKIINAIPSNLKHAVGAGIGLFIAFIGLQGAGIIEADGATLVGLGDLSEPTTLLAIFGLIATVVLLTIGFKAGIFYGMILTAIAGMMFGLIDTPKAVSDVVGSVPSIAPTFGQAIAHLGDIFTIEMLIVILTFLFVDFFDTAGTLVAVASQAGFIKDNKLPRANKALLADSTATVAGSILGTSTTTSYIESSAGVGAGGRTGFTSVVTAGFFLIALFFSPLLAVVTTQVTAAALIIVGVLMASNLKHIEWDRFEIAVPAFLTMFAMPLTYSIANGIAIGFILYPVLMLLKGRGKEINPVMYVLFIIFVLYFLFLPQV; this is encoded by the coding sequence ATGAAAAAGTATTTTCAATTTGATGAGTTAGGAACTAATTATAAAACAGAATTTATTGCTGGTTTAACTACGTTCTTATCTATGGCTTATATTTTATTCTTAAATCCAATTATTTTAACACTTGATGGTGTACCTGATGAAGCGTTGGCAGAAGGAGTTACTAGAATCGACGGTGGAGCAGTATTTACGGCTACTGCTTTAGCGGCTGCAATTGGTACATTGATTATGGGACTATTAGCGAAGTACCCGATAGCTCTAGCCCCGGGTATGGGTCTAAACGCATTTTTTGCTTTCTCTGTTTCTTTAGGAATGGGGATTAATTGGGATACAGCGTTAGCTGGTGTTCTAGTATCTGGTCTCATTTTTATTCTCTTAACAGTAACTGGTTTACGTGAAAAAATTATTAACGCAATACCGTCTAATTTAAAACATGCAGTAGGTGCTGGTATTGGATTATTTATTGCGTTTATCGGTTTGCAAGGTGCGGGGATCATTGAGGCTGATGGAGCTACACTAGTTGGGTTAGGTGACTTAAGCGAACCAACGACATTACTTGCTATATTTGGACTGATTGCAACTGTAGTATTGCTAACCATTGGTTTTAAAGCAGGTATTTTTTATGGAATGATTTTAACGGCAATTGCCGGTATGATGTTCGGATTGATTGATACTCCGAAAGCAGTTAGTGACGTAGTGGGAAGTGTTCCAAGTATTGCACCGACGTTCGGTCAGGCGATTGCCCATCTAGGTGACATCTTTACAATTGAAATGTTAATTGTTATTTTAACATTCTTATTCGTAGATTTCTTTGATACTGCTGGTACTTTAGTAGCGGTAGCATCACAAGCAGGATTTATTAAGGATAATAAACTGCCACGTGCAAACAAAGCGTTATTAGCAGATTCAACAGCGACTGTTGCAGGATCTATTTTAGGTACATCTACAACTACATCTTATATTGAGTCTTCTGCAGGTGTTGGTGCAGGTGGTCGTACAGGATTTACTTCTGTTGTTACAGCCGGATTTTTCTTAATTGCGCTATTCTTTTCACCATTACTAGCAGTCGTTACCACTCAAGTAACAGCCGCTGCACTAATTATTGTGGGTGTGCTAATGGCTTCTAATTTAAAGCATATTGAGTGGGATCGCTTTGAAATTGCTGTTCCAGCCTTTTTAACAATGTTTGCTATGCCATTAACGTATAGTATTGCAAATGGGATTGCCATTGGATTTATTCTATATCCAGTGCTTATGTTGTTAAAAGGACGTGGGAAAGAAATTAACCCGGTTATGTATGTACTATTTATTATCTTTGTCTTATACTTCTTATTCTTGCCACAAGTTTAA